From a region of the Kwoniella mangroviensis CBS 8507 chromosome 1 map unlocalized Ctg01, whole genome shotgun sequence genome:
- a CDS encoding 40S ribosomal protein eS24, translating into MEDVSDRTDPQGAVTIRTTQFITNRLLNRRQFIVTIFHPTRANISRSELGEKLAGLYKTEAARVSVFGLKTKFGGGVSTGFGLIYDDEESQKKFEPKHRLVRSGLADKVVKASRKLRKERKNRSKKVRGKAKTKAGEPAKKK; encoded by the exons ATGGAGGATGTATCAGACAGAACA GACCCTCAAGGAGCTGTAACCATCCGAACCACCCAATTCATCACCAACCGTCTCCTTAACAGACGTCAATTCATCgtcaccatcttccaccccACCCGAGCCAACATCTCCAGATCCGAGTTAGGTGAAAAGCTCGCCGGTTTATACAAGACTGAAGCCGCTCGAGTATCAGTATTCGGCTTGAAGACCAAGTTCGGTGGTGGTGTTTCAACTGGTTTCGGTTTGATctacgatgatgaggaatcACAAAAGAAGTTCGAACCCAAGCACAGACTTGTAAGA TCCGGTCTCGCCGACAAGGTTGTCAAGGCTTCCAGAAAACTtagaaaggagagaaagaaccGATCTAAGAAG GTAAGAGGAAAGGCTAAGACCAAGGCCGGTGAACCCGCCAAGAAGAAGTAA